In Geobacter anodireducens, a genomic segment contains:
- a CDS encoding acylneuraminate cytidylyltransferase, which yields MKITALLPMKGHSERVPNKNMRLFCGRPLYHCVAGVLQKSTLVSSFVINTDSREIAEDARRHFSKVRVNERPEHLCGDFVPMNDIIGCDLSASTGEHFLQTHSTNPLLTINTLEKAIRDYFAGIGVYDSLFSVTRLQSRLYWESGAPVNHNPQELLRTQDLPPLFEENSNFYLFSKASFAAAGNKRIGLSPKMFEVNKLEAVDIDEEEDFQLAELLFKSRVRK from the coding sequence ATGAAAATTACGGCTCTCCTACCCATGAAAGGTCATTCTGAGCGGGTTCCCAACAAAAACATGCGTCTGTTCTGTGGGCGCCCACTGTACCATTGCGTTGCAGGAGTGCTTCAAAAATCAACCTTGGTATCCTCCTTCGTTATCAATACCGATAGTCGTGAGATTGCCGAGGATGCGCGGAGGCACTTTTCGAAAGTGCGCGTGAACGAGCGTCCTGAGCATCTGTGTGGCGACTTTGTACCGATGAACGATATTATCGGCTGCGATCTTTCGGCTTCGACGGGAGAACATTTTCTCCAGACCCATAGCACGAACCCCCTGCTCACAATCAATACGCTTGAGAAGGCCATCAGGGACTATTTTGCCGGAATTGGCGTCTACGACTCACTTTTTTCCGTTACCCGTTTGCAGAGCAGGCTTTACTGGGAATCGGGAGCGCCTGTTAATCATAATCCGCAGGAATTGTTGCGTACCCAGGATTTGCCGCCACTTTTCGAGGAAAACTCCAATTTTTATCTATTCTCCAAAGCCTCCTTTGCTGCCGCCGGAAACAAGAGAATCGGGCTCAGCCCGAAGATGTTTGAAGTCAACAAGCTGGAAGCCGTAGACATAGATGAAGAGGAAGATTTCCAGTTGGCTGAATTGCTATTCAAATCGCGGGTGAGAAAGTAG